The proteins below come from a single Geobacillus thermoleovorans genomic window:
- the rplK gene encoding 50S ribosomal protein L11: MAKKVIKVVKLQIPAGKANPAPPVGPALGQAGVNIMAFCKEFNARTADQAGLIIPVEITVFEDRSFTFITKTPPAAVLLKKAAGIESGSGEPNRNKVATIKRDKVREIAELKMPDLNAASIEAAMRMIEGTARSMGIVIED; this comes from the coding sequence GTGGCGAAAAAAGTAATCAAGGTCGTCAAACTGCAAATTCCTGCAGGGAAAGCGAATCCGGCGCCGCCAGTAGGTCCTGCGTTGGGTCAAGCCGGTGTCAATATTATGGCGTTTTGCAAAGAGTTTAATGCCCGCACGGCGGACCAAGCAGGGTTGATCATTCCGGTTGAAATTACGGTTTTTGAAGACCGTTCATTTACATTCATCACGAAAACGCCGCCAGCCGCTGTATTGCTGAAAAAAGCGGCGGGCATTGAATCGGGCTCCGGCGAACCGAACCGCAACAAAGTGGCGACAATTAAACGCGACAAAGTACGTGAGATCGCTGAGCTGAAAATGCCGGATTTGAATGCGGCGAGCATTGAGGCGGCCATGCGCATGATCGAAGGCACGGCCCGCAGCATGGGCATTGTGATTGAAGACTAA
- the rplA gene encoding 50S ribosomal protein L1: MPKRGKKYLEALKLVDRSKAYPIAEAIELVKKTNIAKFDATVEVAFRLGVDPKKADQQIRGAVVLPHGTGKVARVLVFAKGEKAKEAEAAGADYVGDAEYINKIQQGWFDFDVVVATPDMMGEVGKLGRILGPKGLMPNPKTGTVTFDVAKAVQEIKAGKVEYRVDKAGNIHVPIGKVSFDNEKLAENFAAVYEAILKAKPAAAKGTYVKNVTITSTMGPGIKVDPSTVAVAQ, encoded by the coding sequence ATGCCGAAAAGAGGAAAGAAATACTTAGAAGCATTGAAGCTCGTCGACCGCTCCAAAGCATACCCGATTGCTGAAGCAATCGAGCTCGTGAAAAAAACGAACATCGCGAAATTCGATGCCACGGTGGAAGTGGCGTTCCGTTTGGGCGTCGACCCGAAAAAAGCGGACCAACAAATTCGCGGCGCCGTCGTCCTGCCGCACGGCACAGGGAAAGTGGCGCGCGTGTTGGTGTTCGCGAAAGGGGAAAAAGCGAAAGAAGCAGAAGCGGCTGGCGCTGACTATGTCGGCGATGCAGAATATATCAACAAAATCCAGCAAGGTTGGTTTGACTTTGATGTCGTTGTTGCTACGCCGGACATGATGGGTGAAGTCGGGAAACTCGGCCGCATTTTAGGGCCGAAAGGGTTGATGCCAAACCCGAAAACCGGAACAGTCACGTTTGACGTAGCAAAAGCGGTGCAGGAAATCAAGGCTGGTAAAGTGGAATACCGCGTCGACAAAGCGGGCAACATCCACGTTCCGATCGGCAAAGTGTCGTTTGACAACGAGAAATTGGCTGAAAACTTCGCGGCCGTCTATGAAGCAATTTTGAAAGCCAAACCGGCGGCGGCAAAAGGGACGTACGTGAAAAACGTCACGATTACATCGACAATGGGCCCTGGCATCAAGGTTGACCCGTCCACGGTTGCTGTTGCACAATAA
- the rplJ gene encoding 50S ribosomal protein L10 produces the protein MSSAIELKKQVVAEIADKFRASKATVIVDYRGLNVAEMTELRKQLREAGVEFKVYKNTLTRRALAEVGLEGLDEVFTGPNAIAFSNEDVVAPAKILSEFAKTHEALEIKGGVIEGNIASKEEIDALAKLPSREGLLSMLLSVLQAPIRNFALAIKAVADKQEEQGA, from the coding sequence GTGTCGAGCGCGATTGAACTGAAAAAACAAGTGGTCGCGGAAATCGCAGACAAATTCCGGGCCAGCAAGGCAACCGTCATCGTTGATTACCGCGGCTTGAACGTGGCGGAAATGACCGAGTTGCGCAAACAGCTGCGCGAGGCAGGCGTCGAGTTTAAAGTGTACAAAAACACCTTGACCCGCCGGGCGCTCGCGGAAGTCGGCTTGGAAGGACTGGATGAAGTGTTCACCGGTCCAAATGCCATCGCCTTCAGCAATGAAGATGTCGTGGCGCCGGCAAAAATTTTAAGCGAGTTTGCGAAAACGCATGAAGCATTGGAAATCAAAGGCGGCGTCATCGAAGGGAACATTGCCAGCAAAGAAGAAATCGATGCGTTGGCGAAACTCCCGTCCCGCGAAGGGTTGCTTTCGATGTTGCTTAGCGTTCTTCAAGCCCCGATCCGCAACTTTGCGCTTGCGATTAAAGCGGTGGCTGACAAGCAAGAGGAACAAGGCGCGTAA
- the rplL gene encoding 50S ribosomal protein L7/L12, with translation MTKEQIIEAVKNMTVLELNELVKAIEEEFGVTAAAPVVVAGGAAAGAEAAAEKTEFDVILADAGAQKIKVIKVVREITGLGLKEAKDLVDNTPKPIKEGIAKEEAEEIKAKLEEAGAKVEIK, from the coding sequence ATGACGAAAGAACAAATCATTGAAGCAGTGAAAAATATGACCGTATTGGAATTAAACGAATTGGTGAAAGCGATCGAGGAAGAATTCGGCGTAACAGCTGCGGCTCCGGTTGTTGTCGCGGGCGGCGCAGCAGCTGGCGCTGAAGCAGCGGCAGAAAAAACGGAATTCGACGTCATTCTTGCCGACGCCGGCGCGCAAAAAATCAAAGTCATCAAAGTCGTTCGCGAAATCACTGGCCTCGGCCTGAAAGAAGCGAAAGACTTGGTCGACAACACCCCGAAGCCGATCAAAGAAGGCATTGCGAAAGAAGAAGCAGAAGAAATCAAAGCAAAACTCGAAGAAGCTGGCGCGAAAGTCGAAATCAAGTAA
- a CDS encoding class I SAM-dependent methyltransferase translates to MSEHYYSVNPTSERNPQTWTYVLRGHEFRFTTDSGVFSKREVDFGTRLLIETFEEPGVAGDLLDVGCGYGPIGLALAKSFPNRRVHMIDVNERALELAQENKQANGIDNAVIYKSDLFSEVGEQRFAAVVTNPPIRAGKRVVYAIFEQSRDHLLDHGELWVVIQKKQGAPSALQKLNECFPAVEVVAKKKGYYIIKAKKC, encoded by the coding sequence ATGAGCGAGCATTATTACTCAGTCAATCCGACGTCGGAGCGAAACCCGCAAACGTGGACGTACGTGTTGCGGGGGCATGAATTCCGCTTTACGACCGACAGCGGAGTGTTTTCAAAGCGCGAAGTCGACTTTGGCACACGCCTGTTAATTGAAACGTTCGAGGAGCCGGGAGTGGCTGGGGATTTGTTGGATGTCGGCTGCGGATATGGGCCGATCGGGCTTGCCTTGGCCAAATCGTTTCCAAACCGGCGCGTTCACATGATTGATGTCAACGAGCGGGCGCTCGAACTGGCGCAGGAAAACAAGCAGGCAAACGGGATTGACAATGCGGTGATTTACAAAAGCGATCTTTTTTCGGAAGTCGGAGAACAGCGATTTGCAGCGGTCGTCACCAATCCGCCGATCCGGGCTGGCAAACGGGTCGTTTACGCGATTTTTGAACAAAGCCGCGATCATCTGCTCGATCATGGCGAGCTATGGGTCGTCATTCAAAAAAAGCAAGGCGCCCCATCGGCCTTGCAAAAGCTGAACGAATGCTTTCCTGCTGTAGAAGTCGTCGCGAAGAAAAAAGGATATTATATCATAAAGGCGAAAAAATGTTGA
- the rpoB gene encoding DNA-directed RNA polymerase subunit beta: MTGRLVQYGRHRQRRSYARISEVLELPNLIEIQTSSYQWFLDEGLREMFREISPIEDFSGNLSLEFIDYSLGEPKYTVEEAKERDVTYAAPLRVKVRLINKETGEVKEQDVFMGDFPLMTETGTFIINGAERVIVSQLVRSPSVYYSDKVDKNGKRGYSATVIPNRGAWLEYETDAKDVVYVRIDRTRKLPVTVLLRALGFSSDQEIIDLLGDNEYLRNTLEKDNTDSTEKALIEIYERLRPGEPPTLENAKNLLASRFFDPKRYDLASVGRYKINKKLHIKNRLFNQRLAETIIDPETKEVIAEAGAMIDRRTLNRLLPYLEKGVGLQTYRPAEGVVDGDISVQTIKIYAPNDPDGEKVINVIGNGFIAEDVKHITPADIIASISYFFNLLHGVGDTDDIDHLGNRRLRSVGELLQNQFRIGLSRMERVVRERMSIQDTNTITPQQLINIRPVIAAIKEFFGSSQLSQFMDQTNPLAELTHKRRLSALGPGGLTRERAGFEVRDVHYSHYGRMCPIETPEGPNIGLINSLSTYAKVNKFGFIETPYRRVDPETGRVTDQIDYLTADEEDNYVVAQANVPLAEDGTFLEENVVARFRGENIVVKRDRVDYMDVSPKQVVSAATACIPFLENDDSNRALMGANMQRQAVPLLEPEAPIVGTGMEYVSAKDSGAAVICKHRGIVERVEAKEIWVRRLIEVDGKEVKGDLDKYRLLKFVRSNQGTCYNQRPIVKKGDIVEKGEILADGPSMDKGELALGRNVLVAFMTWDGYNYEDAIIMSERLVKEDVYTSIHIEEYEAESRDTKLGPEEITRDIPNVGEDALKNLDERGIVRIGAEVKDGDLLVGKVTPKGMTELTAEERLLHAIFGEKAREVRDTSLRVPHGGGGIVLDVKVFNREDGDELPPGVNQLVRVYIVQKRKISEGDKMAGRHGNKGVISRILPEEDMPFLPDGTPIDIMLNPLGVPSRMNIGQVFELHLGMAAKKLGLHIASPVFDGATEEDVWNILEEAGLARDAKTVLYDGRTGEPFDNRVSVGIMYMIKLAHMVDDKLHARSTGPYSLVTQQPLGGKAQFGGQRFGEMEVWALEAYGAAYTLQEILTVKSDDVVGRVKTYEAIVKGENIPEPGVPESFKVLIKELQSLGMDVTILTSDEQEVNMENFDDDDDHAPDAIMVDVKPAEREEAGEEKDAVTKE, encoded by the coding sequence TTGACAGGCCGACTAGTTCAATACGGGCGACACCGCCAACGCAGAAGCTATGCACGCATCAGCGAAGTGCTGGAATTGCCGAACTTGATCGAAATTCAAACGTCCTCCTACCAATGGTTTCTCGATGAAGGGCTGCGGGAAATGTTTAGGGAAATTTCCCCGATTGAAGACTTTTCCGGCAATCTCTCGCTTGAATTTATCGACTATAGTTTAGGAGAACCGAAATATACGGTCGAAGAGGCGAAAGAACGCGACGTTACATATGCGGCGCCGCTTCGCGTCAAAGTTCGCTTGATTAATAAAGAAACGGGCGAAGTGAAAGAACAAGACGTGTTTATGGGCGATTTTCCGCTCATGACGGAAACCGGAACGTTTATTATCAATGGGGCGGAACGCGTCATTGTTTCCCAGCTCGTCCGTTCGCCAAGCGTCTATTACAGCGACAAAGTTGATAAAAACGGCAAACGCGGCTACTCGGCGACAGTGATTCCGAACCGCGGCGCATGGCTTGAATATGAAACCGATGCGAAAGACGTCGTTTACGTTCGCATCGACCGCACCCGTAAACTGCCCGTTACGGTGCTTCTCCGTGCGCTTGGGTTCAGCTCCGACCAAGAAATCATCGATCTGCTCGGCGACAACGAATACTTGCGCAATACGCTTGAAAAAGATAATACCGACAGCACGGAAAAAGCGTTGATTGAAATTTACGAGCGTCTTCGTCCGGGAGAGCCGCCGACGCTTGAGAATGCGAAAAATTTGCTGGCGTCGCGCTTTTTTGATCCGAAGCGCTATGACTTGGCGAGCGTAGGCCGTTATAAAATCAATAAAAAACTTCATATTAAAAACCGCCTGTTCAATCAGCGGCTCGCGGAAACGATCATTGATCCCGAAACCAAGGAAGTCATCGCCGAAGCTGGAGCGATGATCGACCGCCGAACGCTGAATCGCCTGCTCCCGTATTTGGAAAAAGGGGTCGGCTTACAGACATACCGCCCGGCCGAAGGGGTGGTGGACGGGGACATTTCGGTGCAAACGATCAAAATTTATGCCCCGAATGACCCGGATGGCGAAAAAGTGATCAACGTCATCGGCAACGGCTTCATCGCCGAGGATGTCAAACATATTACACCGGCTGACATCATTGCGTCGATCAGCTATTTCTTCAACTTGCTCCACGGCGTCGGCGATACGGATGACATCGACCATTTAGGCAACCGCCGTCTCCGTTCGGTCGGCGAACTATTGCAAAACCAATTCCGCATCGGCCTGTCGCGCATGGAGCGCGTCGTGCGCGAGCGCATGTCGATCCAAGATACGAACACGATTACGCCGCAGCAGCTGATCAACATCCGCCCAGTGATCGCGGCGATCAAAGAGTTTTTCGGCAGCTCGCAGCTGTCACAGTTCATGGATCAAACGAACCCATTGGCCGAACTGACGCACAAGCGGCGTCTGTCCGCGCTTGGCCCTGGCGGATTGACACGTGAGCGCGCTGGGTTTGAGGTGCGCGACGTTCACTATTCGCACTACGGGCGGATGTGTCCGATTGAAACGCCGGAAGGTCCGAACATCGGACTCATCAACTCGCTGTCCACTTACGCGAAAGTGAACAAGTTCGGCTTTATTGAAACGCCATACCGGCGCGTCGATCCGGAAACAGGGCGGGTGACGGACCAAATCGATTATTTGACAGCCGATGAAGAGGACAATTACGTTGTAGCGCAGGCGAACGTACCGCTTGCGGAGGACGGCACGTTCCTTGAAGAAAACGTTGTCGCCCGTTTCCGCGGCGAGAACATCGTCGTCAAGCGCGATCGCGTCGACTACATGGACGTTTCGCCGAAGCAAGTCGTCTCGGCAGCGACGGCGTGCATCCCATTTTTGGAAAACGACGACTCGAACCGCGCGCTGATGGGAGCGAACATGCAGCGGCAAGCCGTGCCGCTGTTGGAACCCGAAGCGCCGATCGTTGGCACGGGGATGGAGTATGTTTCGGCGAAAGACTCGGGCGCAGCGGTCATTTGCAAGCACCGCGGCATCGTCGAGCGCGTCGAAGCAAAGGAAATTTGGGTGCGTCGGCTGATTGAAGTGGACGGCAAAGAAGTCAAGGGTGATCTAGATAAATATCGGTTGCTGAAATTCGTTCGTTCGAACCAAGGCACGTGCTACAACCAGCGGCCGATCGTGAAAAAAGGCGATATCGTTGAGAAGGGCGAAATTTTGGCCGATGGCCCGTCGATGGATAAGGGCGAATTGGCGCTTGGCCGCAATGTGCTTGTCGCTTTTATGACATGGGACGGTTACAACTACGAAGACGCGATCATCATGAGCGAACGGCTCGTCAAAGAAGACGTGTATACATCAATTCATATTGAAGAGTATGAAGCCGAATCGCGCGATACGAAACTCGGTCCGGAAGAAATTACGCGCGACATTCCAAACGTCGGCGAGGATGCGCTGAAAAACTTGGATGAACGCGGCATCGTCCGCATCGGCGCAGAAGTCAAAGACGGCGACTTGCTCGTCGGCAAAGTGACGCCAAAAGGAATGACCGAGCTGACGGCGGAAGAGCGGCTTTTGCACGCGATCTTCGGCGAAAAAGCGCGCGAGGTGCGTGATACGTCGTTGCGCGTCCCGCACGGCGGCGGCGGTATCGTCCTTGACGTGAAAGTGTTCAACCGCGAAGACGGCGACGAGCTTCCGCCGGGTGTCAATCAACTGGTGCGCGTCTATATTGTGCAAAAGCGGAAAATTTCCGAGGGCGACAAAATGGCAGGCCGCCACGGAAACAAAGGGGTTATTTCCCGCATTTTGCCGGAGGAAGATATGCCCTTCTTGCCGGATGGCACGCCGATTGACATCATGTTAAACCCACTCGGCGTTCCGTCGCGGATGAACATCGGGCAAGTATTTGAGCTGCACCTTGGCATGGCGGCGAAAAAACTCGGCCTGCACATCGCCTCCCCGGTCTTTGACGGGGCGACGGAGGAAGACGTTTGGAACATCCTCGAAGAGGCAGGTCTAGCGCGCGATGCAAAAACGGTGCTGTATGACGGACGGACGGGTGAACCGTTTGATAACCGCGTGTCGGTTGGGATCATGTACATGATCAAGCTCGCCCACATGGTCGACGACAAGCTTCATGCCCGTTCCACCGGCCCGTACTCACTCGTCACTCAACAGCCGCTCGGCGGCAAGGCGCAGTTCGGCGGCCAGCGCTTTGGTGAGATGGAAGTATGGGCGCTTGAGGCGTATGGGGCGGCATACACGTTGCAAGAAATTTTGACCGTCAAGTCCGACGATGTCGTCGGCCGTGTCAAAACGTACGAGGCGATCGTCAAAGGGGAAAACATTCCGGAGCCGGGTGTGCCGGAGTCGTTTAAAGTGTTGATCAAAGAGCTGCAAAGCTTGGGCATGGACGTCACGATTTTGACGAGCGATGAACAAGAAGTGAACATGGAAAACTTTGATGATGATGATGACCATGCACCGGATGCCATCATGGTGGACGTCAAACCGGCCGAACGGGAAGAAGCCGGCGAAGAGAAAGATGCGGTGACGAAAGAATAA
- the rpoC gene encoding DNA-directed RNA polymerase subunit beta', with protein sequence MLDVNKFEYMKIGLASPEKIRSWSYGEVKKPETINYRTLKPEKDGLFCERIFGPTKDWECHCGKYKRVRYKGVVCDRCGVEVTRSKVRRERMGHIELAAPVSHIWYFKGIPSRMGLVLDMSPRALEEVIYFASYVVTDPGDTPLEKKQLLSEKEYRAYREKYGQSFQASMGAEAIKKLLQDIDLDKEVAALKEELKTAQGQRRARIIKRLEVLEAFRSSGNDPAWMVLDVLPVIPPELRPMVQLDGGRFATSDLNDLYRRVINRNNRLKRLLDLGAPNIIVQNEKRMLQEAVDALIDNGRRGRPVTGPGNRPLKSLSHMLKGKQGRFRQNLLGKRVDYSGRSVIVVGPNLKMYQCGLPKEMALELFKPFVMKELVERGLAHNIKSAKRKIERVHPEVWDVLEDVIKEHPVLLNRAPTLHRLGIQAFEPTLVEGRAIRLHPLVCTAYNADFDGDQMAVHVPLSAEAQAEARLLMLAAQNILNPKDGKPVVTPSQDMVLGNYYLTMEREGAIGEGMVFKDTDEALLAYHNGYVHLHSRIAIHAGSLKNETFTEEQNNKLLLTTVGKLIFNEILPNSFPYINEPTTENIEGRTPDKYFLDKGVNVREEIRKRELVPPFKKKVLGQIIAEVFKRFKITETSKMLDRMKDLGFQYSTKAGITIGVADIVVLPEKQEILDEAQAKVDTVLKQFRRGLITDEERYERVISIWSAAKDKIQDRLMKSLDKRNPIFMMSDSGARGNASNFTQLAGMRGLMANPAGRIIELPIKSSFREGLTVLEYFISTHGARKGLADTALKTADSGYLTRRLVDVAQDVIVREEDCGTDRGILARALTDGTEVVVKLEERLVGRYAHKTVRHPETGEVIVRKDEMITEDIANEIIKAGITEVWIRSVFACNTRHGVCKKCYGRNMATGMDVEVGEAVGIIAAQSIGEPGTQLTMRTFHTGGVAGDDITQGLPRVQELFEARNPKGQAVISEIDGTVISINETRDNQYEIVVQSEVETRTYVAPYNARLKVEEGQRVERGQELTEGSVDPKQLLRVRDITSVQEYLLREVQKVYRMQGVEISDKHIEVMVRQMLRKVRVIDAGDTDVLPGTLLDVHQFTDVNAKALREGKRPATARQVLLGITKASLETDSFLSAASFQETTRVLTDAAIKGKRDELLGLKENVIIGKLVPAGTGMARYRKVKPAVKKETASDTVSSK encoded by the coding sequence TTGCTAGATGTCAATAAGTTTGAGTACATGAAAATTGGGCTCGCTTCCCCGGAGAAAATTCGTTCTTGGTCGTATGGCGAAGTCAAAAAGCCGGAGACAATCAACTATCGGACGTTAAAGCCGGAAAAAGACGGCTTGTTTTGCGAGCGCATTTTCGGTCCGACGAAAGACTGGGAATGCCATTGCGGCAAATATAAACGCGTTCGCTACAAAGGCGTCGTCTGCGACCGCTGCGGCGTCGAAGTGACGCGCTCGAAAGTCCGCCGCGAACGGATGGGCCATATTGAGCTCGCCGCCCCGGTTTCGCACATCTGGTATTTCAAAGGCATCCCGAGCCGGATGGGATTGGTTCTTGACATGTCGCCGCGGGCGCTCGAAGAGGTCATTTATTTTGCATCCTATGTCGTCACCGACCCGGGTGATACGCCGCTTGAGAAAAAGCAGCTGTTGTCGGAAAAGGAATACCGCGCCTATCGCGAGAAGTACGGTCAATCGTTCCAAGCGTCGATGGGGGCGGAGGCGATCAAAAAGCTGCTCCAAGACATTGATTTGGATAAAGAGGTGGCCGCGCTGAAAGAAGAGCTGAAAACAGCGCAAGGGCAACGGCGCGCCCGCATCATTAAGCGGCTTGAAGTGCTTGAAGCGTTCCGCAGTTCAGGGAACGATCCGGCATGGATGGTGCTTGATGTACTGCCGGTCATTCCGCCGGAGTTGCGTCCAATGGTTCAGCTTGACGGCGGGCGGTTTGCAACATCGGATTTGAACGATTTGTACCGCCGCGTCATCAACCGCAACAACCGGCTGAAACGGCTGCTTGATCTCGGTGCGCCGAACATTATCGTCCAAAATGAGAAGCGGATGCTGCAAGAGGCGGTTGATGCTTTGATCGATAACGGCCGCCGCGGCCGTCCGGTGACCGGTCCGGGGAACCGTCCGTTAAAATCGCTTTCTCATATGCTGAAAGGGAAGCAAGGCCGCTTCCGGCAAAACTTGCTCGGCAAGCGCGTGGACTATTCCGGCCGTTCCGTCATCGTCGTCGGCCCGAACTTGAAAATGTACCAATGCGGCTTGCCGAAAGAAATGGCGCTAGAGTTGTTCAAGCCGTTTGTTATGAAGGAGCTTGTCGAGCGGGGCTTGGCGCACAACATTAAAAGCGCGAAACGGAAAATCGAGCGCGTCCATCCGGAAGTATGGGATGTGCTGGAAGATGTCATTAAAGAACATCCGGTGCTGTTAAACCGCGCCCCGACGCTGCACCGTCTCGGCATTCAGGCGTTTGAACCAACGCTTGTGGAAGGGCGGGCGATCCGTCTTCATCCGCTTGTTTGCACGGCGTACAACGCTGACTTTGACGGCGACCAAATGGCGGTGCACGTGCCGCTGTCAGCTGAGGCGCAAGCCGAAGCGCGCTTGTTGATGTTGGCGGCGCAAAACATTTTGAACCCGAAAGATGGGAAGCCGGTCGTGACACCATCACAAGACATGGTGTTGGGCAACTACTACTTGACGATGGAGCGCGAGGGAGCCATCGGCGAAGGCATGGTGTTCAAAGACACGGACGAGGCGCTGCTTGCTTACCATAACGGCTACGTCCATCTCCATTCGCGCATTGCCATTCATGCCGGTTCGCTGAAAAACGAAACGTTTACCGAAGAGCAAAACAACAAGTTGCTCTTAACGACCGTCGGCAAGCTCATTTTCAACGAAATTTTGCCGAATTCGTTCCCGTACATCAACGAGCCGACGACGGAAAACATTGAAGGGCGGACGCCGGACAAGTACTTCCTTGACAAAGGGGTCAACGTGCGCGAAGAAATTCGCAAGCGCGAACTCGTGCCGCCGTTTAAGAAAAAAGTGCTCGGGCAAATTATCGCTGAAGTGTTCAAACGGTTCAAAATCACCGAAACATCGAAGATGCTCGACCGCATGAAAGACCTTGGCTTCCAATATTCGACGAAGGCCGGCATCACGATCGGCGTGGCCGATATCGTCGTCCTGCCGGAAAAACAAGAAATTTTGGATGAAGCGCAAGCGAAAGTTGATACGGTTTTGAAGCAGTTCCGCCGCGGGTTGATTACCGACGAAGAGCGGTACGAGCGCGTCATCTCCATCTGGAGCGCGGCGAAAGACAAAATTCAAGACCGGTTGATGAAGTCGCTTGATAAACGCAACCCGATCTTTATGATGAGCGATTCCGGAGCGCGCGGGAACGCGTCGAACTTTACGCAGCTTGCGGGGATGCGCGGTTTGATGGCCAACCCGGCCGGCCGGATCATTGAGCTGCCGATCAAGTCGTCGTTCCGCGAAGGCTTGACGGTGTTGGAATACTTTATCTCGACGCACGGCGCGCGAAAAGGATTGGCGGATACGGCGCTCAAAACGGCCGACTCAGGCTATCTCACGCGCCGCCTTGTCGACGTGGCCCAAGACGTCATCGTCCGCGAAGAAGATTGCGGCACCGACCGCGGCATTTTGGCGCGGGCGCTGACGGATGGCACGGAAGTTGTCGTCAAGCTTGAAGAGCGGCTTGTCGGCCGCTATGCGCACAAAACGGTGCGCCATCCGGAAACGGGCGAAGTGATCGTCCGCAAAGACGAGATGATCACCGAAGATATCGCCAATGAGATCATTAAAGCCGGCATTACGGAAGTATGGATTCGCTCCGTATTCGCCTGCAACACGCGCCATGGCGTCTGCAAAAAATGTTACGGCCGCAACATGGCGACCGGCATGGACGTCGAAGTTGGCGAAGCCGTCGGCATTATCGCCGCTCAGTCGATCGGCGAGCCGGGCACGCAGCTGACAATGCGGACGTTCCATACAGGCGGCGTCGCCGGCGACGATATCACTCAAGGTTTGCCGCGGGTGCAAGAGCTGTTTGAAGCGCGCAACCCGAAAGGGCAAGCGGTCATTTCTGAAATCGACGGCACGGTTATTTCGATTAATGAAACGCGCGACAACCAATATGAAATCGTCGTGCAAAGCGAGGTCGAAACGCGTACGTATGTAGCGCCGTACAACGCGCGGCTGAAAGTCGAAGAAGGTCAGCGCGTCGAACGCGGCCAAGAGCTGACAGAAGGCTCGGTCGACCCGAAACAGTTGTTGCGCGTGCGCGATATTACATCCGTTCAAGAGTACTTGCTTCGTGAAGTGCAAAAAGTGTACCGGATGCAAGGGGTGGAAATCAGCGATAAGCATATCGAGGTCATGGTGCGGCAAATGCTGCGCAAAGTGCGCGTCATCGATGCCGGCGACACCGATGTGCTGCCGGGCACGCTGTTGGATGTCCACCAGTTTACGGATGTCAACGCCAAAGCTCTTCGCGAAGGGAAACGGCCGGCGACGGCCCGCCAGGTGTTGCTCGGCATCACGAAAGCGTCGCTTGAGACGGATTCGTTCTTGTCGGCTGCTTCGTTCCAAGAAACGACGCGCGTCTTGACGGATGCGGCCATCAAAGGAAAACGTGATGAACTGCTTGGCTTGAAGGAAAACGTCATTATCGGCAAACTCGTCCCGGCTGGAACCGGTATGGCCCGCTACCGGAAAGTGAAGCCGGCCGTCAAAAAGGAAACGGCTAGCGACACGGTGTCTTCCAAATAA
- a CDS encoding 50S ribosomal protein L7ae-like protein: MSYEKVLQAGKIVIGTKQTIRALKEGKAAEVIVAEDADLPIIEKVTAAANEANVPVTKVDSMKKLGKACKIQVGAAAVAILR; encoded by the coding sequence ATGTCTTATGAAAAAGTATTACAGGCTGGAAAAATTGTCATTGGAACCAAACAAACGATAAGGGCTTTAAAGGAAGGGAAAGCAGCGGAAGTGATCGTGGCGGAGGATGCCGACTTGCCGATCATCGAAAAAGTGACCGCCGCCGCCAATGAGGCAAACGTGCCGGTCACAAAAGTCGATTCGATGAAAAAGCTTGGCAAGGCGTGCAAAATCCAAGTCGGTGCGGCCGCGGTGGCGATCCTTCGGTAA
- the rpsL gene encoding 30S ribosomal protein S12, producing the protein MPTINQLVRKGREKKVVKSKSPALNKGYNSFKKEQTNVSSPQKRGVCTRVGTMTPKKPNSALRKYARVRLTNGIEVTAYIPGIGHNLQEHSVVLIRGGRVKDLPGVRYHIIRGALDAAGVANRMQGRSKYGAKKPKAAKK; encoded by the coding sequence ATGCCTACAATCAACCAATTGGTCCGCAAAGGACGCGAGAAAAAAGTCGTTAAATCGAAATCCCCTGCGTTGAACAAAGGGTATAACAGCTTCAAAAAAGAGCAAACGAATGTGTCGTCTCCGCAAAAACGCGGCGTTTGCACGCGTGTCGGCACGATGACGCCGAAAAAACCGAACTCGGCGTTGCGGAAATACGCCCGTGTCCGCTTGACAAATGGGATTGAAGTTACGGCGTACATTCCGGGGATCGGCCATAACTTGCAAGAACACAGCGTTGTGCTCATCCGCGGCGGACGTGTCAAAGACTTGCCGGGGGTACGCTACCATATCATCCGTGGGGCGCTGGATGCTGCAGGCGTAGCGAACCGGATGCAAGGTCGTTCGAAATACGGCGCGAAAAAACCAAAAGCAGCGAAAAAATAA